The following coding sequences are from one Primulina eburnea isolate SZY01 chromosome 15, ASM2296580v1, whole genome shotgun sequence window:
- the LOC140814485 gene encoding uncharacterized protein, giving the protein MATIISPSSSSPRDDDNIPTATLALPSIAIAATSTSRRLPPPCWSPEETLVLIDAYREKWYSLNRGNLRANHWQEVADDVASHFHASPPKTSVQCRHKMEKLRKRYRAEIQRAAAHGGVRRFSSSWAHFQSMHAMEKGHNNPTPPSSDDEEDDFGHKNSVKRVNDLYNKNQKGVDQGPANNGSSSGFRIKIPGMVSAGPALSKAYSRFNDVDEPYPNNPNPRFTNSVATGYGTSSMILGDGFFRSSELGKSTAQISNKKTDDAAGMGEIVDAIQALGEGILKTEKVKMDMTRQMEESRMQMELKRTEMILESQQRIVEAFARTISERHAKKARKLSSPEHES; this is encoded by the coding sequence ATGGCTACCATCATATCCCCTTCCTCTTCCTCCCCCCGTGATGATGACAATATTCCCACCGCCACTCTTGCCCTCCCCTCCATTGCTATCGCGGCCACGTCCACGTCTCGCCGCCTCCCGCCGCCTTGCTGGTCCCCGGAGGAAACTCTCGTCCTCATCGATGCCTACAGAGAGAAATGGTACTCTCTGAACCGCGGAAACCTCAGGGCCAACCACTGGCAGGAGGTGGCCGATGACGTCGCGTCACACTTCCACGCCAGCCCCCCCAAGACCTCCGTGCAGTGTCGGCACAAGATGGAGAAGCTTCGGAAGCGATACCGCGCCGAGATCCAAAGAGCCGCCGCTCACGGCGGCGTCCGCCGCTTCTCCTCGTCGTGGGCGCACTTCCAGAGCATGCACGCTATGGAAAAGGGTCATAATAACCCCACTCCGCCCTCCTCGGACGATGAAGAAGATGATTTTGGCCATAAGAACAGCGTCAAGCGCGTTAACGATTTGTATAATAAGAATCAGAAGGGTGTCGATCAAGGCCCCGCAAATAATGGGTCTTCATCCGGATTCCGGATCAAGATCCCGGGTATGGTATCAGCAGGGCCCGCCTTGTCGAAAGCGTATAGTAGATTCAACGACGTTGATGAACCATATCCTAATAACCCTAACCCCAGATTTACTAATTCTGTTGCTACTGGCTACGGGACTTCTAGCATGATTCTGGGGGATGGGTTTTTTAGGAGTAGTGAATTGGGGAAAAGTACGGCTCAGATTTCAAACAAAAAAACAGATGATGCTGCTGGTATGGGTGAGATTGTGGATGCTATACAAGCCCTGGGAGAGGGGATCTTGAAAACGGAGAAGGTAAAAATGGACATGACGCGGCAGATGGAGGAATCGAGAATGCAGATGGAGTTGAAGAGGACGGAAATGATACTCGAGTCACAACAGAGGATCGTGGAGGCATTTGCTAGAACAATTTCCGAGAGACATGCTAAAAAGGCGAGAAAATTGTCCTCTCCTGAGCACGAAAGTTGA
- the LOC140813813 gene encoding casein kinase II subunit beta-1-like: protein MNMYRDRGGGGSSKGGGDLLDRKRINDALDKHLERSSPSTSRNKGAAVTATSTSAVTAATGKGIEHRENRSSSTINTSKNKCSDEESETDSEESDVSGSDGDDTSWISWFCNLRGNEFFCEVDDEYIQDDFNLCGLSSQVPYYDYALDLILDVESSHGDMFTEEQNELVESAAEMLYGLIHVRYILTTKGMAAMLEKYKSYDFGRCPRVYCSGQPCLPVGQSDVPRSSTVKIYCPKCEDIYYPRSKYQGNIDGSYFGTTFPHLFLMTYGHLKPQKPTQSYVPRVFGFKLHKP, encoded by the exons ATGAATATGTACAGAGATCGAGGGGGAGGTGGCTCATCCAAGGGCGGAGGAGATTTGCTGGATCGGAAGCGAATCAACGATGCGTTGGACAAACATCTGGAGAGGTCTTCTCCTTCTACATCTAGAAACAAGGGTGCTGCCGTTACCGCCACGTCGACCTCCGCCGTCACCGCGGCTACCGGAAAGGGTATTGAACACCGGGAAAATAGATCTTCATCTACCATCAATACTAGCAAGAACAAATGCTCCGATG AGGAGTCTGAGACAGACAGTGAAGAGTCTGATGTCAGTGGCTCTGATGGGGACGATACATCTTGGATTTCATGGTTTTGCAACTTGCGAGGAAACGAGTTCTTCTGTGAAGTTGATGATGAGTACATTCAAGATGATTTTAACCTTTGTGGATTGAGCAGTCAGGTTCCCTATTATGATTATGCGCTTGACCTAATTCTGGATGTTGAGTCTTCTCATG GTGATATGTTTACTGAGGAACAGAATGAATTGGTTGAATCAGCTGCTGAAATGCTCTACGGCCTGATTCATGTCAGATACATTTTGACAACCAAGGGAATGGCTGCAATG TTGGAGAAGTACAAAAGCTACGACTTTGGAAGATGTCCAAGAGTTTACTGCTCTGGACAGCCTTGCCTTCCAGTCGGACAATCAGATGTCCCCCGCTCAAGTACCGTGAAGATATACTGTCCCAAATGTGAAGATATTTACTACCCCCGATCGAAGTACCAAGGCA ATATTGATGGATCGTATTTCGGAACAACATTCCCACATCTGTTCCTGATGACTTATGGACATCTCAAGCCACAAAAGCCGACACAGAGCTATGTTCCCAGAGTATTTGGCTTCAAGCTCCACAAGCCTTGA